In Edaphobacter aggregans, the sequence CGAGCCTTAGAGAAGCTTTCTTTGTCGACGCAAACCTGAAGGGTGCATTCTTTCGAAACGCAGATCTTCGCAATGCATTCCTTTTAGATAGCAATCTAGAGGGCGTCGACCTCGAGGATGCCGAGTTGTTGGGCGCACACTTCAGTGGAGCGAACCTTACTGGCGCTAAAAATCTCGGTCCCGATCAGATGCGAACAACTTGGCTCTGGTGGGAAGCTAATTTATCCCCCGATTTCCGAGAGGCACTCGGTCCAGTCCCTGATAAATCCAACGGCTAATGCTCTTAGCAACCGCAATTCCCATCCATCCCAATAGCATAGCCCGGTGCGGGTGCCGGGTGCCCCCTATCTGGCAGTCTCACCGCCAGATGTGGGACATTCACGGAAAGCGCGAAACCCTTCTTCCCAAAGCATCCGCCGTAGCCAAAGCGTATGCATCACCAATCCAACCCTTTCTCCGCTATCCCCCTCCAACCAAAGACGCAAGCCTGAAAACCGGCGTACCCTTGACGCCACAGCTGTATCGATGCCCGGAGACCCATGGCGACCACGGCGACCGAAGTCGAAATCGACCACTCCCTATGGAAGCCGAAAGCCAATCCATGGGCCATCGCCGCAACCGTCGCGCTCGCCGCATTCATGGAGGTCCTCGACACCTCCATTGCCAACGTCGCCCTTCCGCACATCTCCGGCTCCCTCGGCGCCAGCACCAATCAAGGAACGTGGGTCCTGACCAGTTACCTCGTCGCCAACGCAATCATTCTGCCGGTCGGCGCATGGGCGTCATCCGTCATCGGACGGCGTAACTTCTTCCAGCTCTGCATCGTCATCTTCACGGTGTCGAGCTTCCTCTGCGGCATCGCGCCCTCGTTGCCGGCTCTGCTGATCTTCCGTGTCTTCCAAGGCATCGGCGGCGGCGGCCTGCAACCCATGGCCCAGGCCATCATGGCCGACTCGTTCGAGGAGCGCAAACGCGGCCTCGCCTTCTCGCTTTACGGCCTCGTCGCCGTCCTCGCGCCCTCCATCGGGCCCACCCTCGGCGGCTGGATCACTGACAACTACTCCTGGCGCTGGATCTTCTACATCAACATTCCCGTCGGGCTGCTCGCCCTCGTTCTCGTGCAGAGGCTCGTGCAGGACCCTCCCTGGATCAAGCCCGACAGGAACAACCTCCGCCGCCTCGACTACGTCGGCCTCGCACTCCTCACCATCTCCATGGCCGGCCTCCAGATCGCCCTCGACAAAGGCGAAGAGAACGACTGGTTCGCCTCGAACTTCATTCGCATCTTCGCCACCATGTTCGTCATCGGCATCATCGCCCTGATCCTGTGGGAGTGGAACCACGACCACCCCATCATGAACCTGAAGCTCTTCAAGTTCAGAAACTTCGCCATCTGCTGCTTCCTGATGCTGCTGGTCGGCGGCGTCCTGAACGCCTCAACCGTGCTGCAGCCGCAGTTCCTTCAAGGTCTGCTAGGCTACAACGCCACCAACGCAGGCAAGGCGCTGACGATGGGCGGCCTCGCTCTCATCGTGGTGATGCCCGCCGCCGGCATCGCAACGGGCAAGTTCCCCGCACGAAATCTCGCGGCCCTCGGCTTCGCCTTCTTCGCCATGTCGTATTGGTACAGCTCCAACCACATCACGCTCGACATGAGCTTCCGCTTTGCCTCGTGGCTGCGCATTATCCAGGTACTGCCGATCCCGTTCTGCTTCATCGCCATCACGAACGCTGCCTACGTCGGTCTGCCTCGCGAGGCCAGCAACCAGGTCGCGGGCCTGATCAACTTCGTCCGCAACGTTGGCGGCAGCATCTTCATCGCCGTCACGGGAGCGCTGGTCACGAATCGCTCCCTCTTCCATCAGGCTCGCCTGCAGGAGCACATGCAAGCCGGCAATCCGCAGTTCGTGAACCGCGTGTACGATCTCGGCCACTTCTTTGGCGGCGGCGCAGACGGCACCTACACCGCGAAGGCCTACATCTACCAACTCCTCAACCAGCAAGCCGGAGTCATGGGCTATCAGGACGTCTACCGCATGCTCGCGTGGATGGCGTGCTTCATGGTCCTCTTCGCCTTCCTGCTCAAGAAGAACCGCCCCGGCCAGGGTCCCTCGGCGTCTGAGGCGATGCACTAAACGACTTGTTTGCAATAGCTTGTGCTCCGTACAACGGCCCGAATTCGCCAATATTTTATATTTCCATTATATTGGAAATATGGATAACAAAGCGGCCGTCTCCATCCTTACAGCTCTCGCGCAGGAATCCCGCCTGGCAGTCTTTCGCCTACTCGTCGAGCAAGGCCCTGACGGTCTGCCCGCGGGCAAGATCGGTGAGCATCTCGGCATCCCGCCGGCGACCTTGTCCTTCCATCTCAAAGAACTCAGTCACGCAGGGCTGGTGCAATCCCGGCAGGAGAGCCGATACATCTTCTATTCCGCCAACTATGCAGCCATGAACAACCTGCTTGGCTTCCTCACAAAGAACTGCTGCGCGGGATCGACGTGCGAAGTGACCGCAACCGTGTGTGCTCCTAACTGCGCCTGATCCAAGAAAGGAATCGCCATGAAACGTCTCCATGTGCATGTCTCCGTCAAGGACCTCAGCGAAAGCGTTCGCTTCTATCGTGGTCTCTTCGCCGCCGAGCCCACCGTCCTCAAGCACGACTACGCTAAGTGGCTGCTCGAGGACCCGCGAGTCAATTTTGCGATCTCGACCCGCTCCAACGAGACAGGCCTGAGACACCTCGGCATACAAGTCGAGAGCCTCGCCGAACTGGACGAGATTGAGCAGCGGGCAACCGACGCAGGTTTGGTGTCGTCGCCCGAGAAAGGCGCGAACTGCTGTTATGCGCAGTCTGACAAGCAATGGTTGACCGATCCTCAAGGCATTGTCTGGGAGGCATTTCACACTGTCGGAGAGATCCCGACGTACGGCGGACAACGTAACGCCAACGACGCATGCTGCGCTCCGGCCACCAAGCCCGACCTTACGCTTTCAGAGATCACGACCTGCGGCACGAACTCCGGCTGTTGCTGACATCAAGAGACGTCATGACCGACAAGACATACAACGTCCTCTTCCTTTGCACGCACAACTCTGCGCGAAGCGTGCTTGCTGAAGGTTTGCTGAACCAGATGGGAGCAGGGCGATTCAAGGCCTACAGTGCCGGAAGCTCCCCATCGGGCTCGGTAAATCCCTTCGCGCTGAAAACTTTGCGCACGCTTGGCTGTGACACGGAGGGCATCCGCAGCAAGGGGTGGGACGAGTTTGCCGGTCCCGATGCTCCTAAGATGGATTTCATCTTCACGGTCTGCGATAACGCGGCTGGTGAAGTCTGCCCAATCTGGCCGGGGCATCCCGCGATCGCGCATTGGGGCTTTGCCGACCCCTCGTTAGTTCAGGGAGACGACGCGACTCGGCTTGCGGCATTCGCGCACACCGCACAGCTCATCACAACGAGATTGCGTCTCTTCACCAGCCTGCCGATTGAAACGCTGGATCACATGTCGCTCGTGACAGAACTGCGCAAGCTCGGTGGCCACACCGCATGAACCTGACGCGCCGTCTCTTCGCCGAATGGCTTGGCACCGCGTTTCTGCTGGCGACCGTAGTGGGCTCTGGCATCATGGCCGAACGTCTCTCCGGCGGAAACGTCGCGATTGCCTTGTTGGCGAACGCCATTGCCACCGGCGCTGTCCTGTGTGCCTTGATCATGACGTTTGCCGAGATATCCGGCGCACATTTCAATCCCGCGGTCACGTTCGCTGCAGCCCTGCAACGCCAATTGCCCAGTAAGGAAGCGCTCCTTTACGTTCTGGTTCAAA encodes:
- a CDS encoding DHA2 family efflux MFS transporter permease subunit; amino-acid sequence: MATTATEVEIDHSLWKPKANPWAIAATVALAAFMEVLDTSIANVALPHISGSLGASTNQGTWVLTSYLVANAIILPVGAWASSVIGRRNFFQLCIVIFTVSSFLCGIAPSLPALLIFRVFQGIGGGGLQPMAQAIMADSFEERKRGLAFSLYGLVAVLAPSIGPTLGGWITDNYSWRWIFYINIPVGLLALVLVQRLVQDPPWIKPDRNNLRRLDYVGLALLTISMAGLQIALDKGEENDWFASNFIRIFATMFVIGIIALILWEWNHDHPIMNLKLFKFRNFAICCFLMLLVGGVLNASTVLQPQFLQGLLGYNATNAGKALTMGGLALIVVMPAAGIATGKFPARNLAALGFAFFAMSYWYSSNHITLDMSFRFASWLRIIQVLPIPFCFIAITNAAYVGLPREASNQVAGLINFVRNVGGSIFIAVTGALVTNRSLFHQARLQEHMQAGNPQFVNRVYDLGHFFGGGADGTYTAKAYIYQLLNQQAGVMGYQDVYRMLAWMACFMVLFAFLLKKNRPGQGPSASEAMH
- a CDS encoding ArsR/SmtB family transcription factor, with protein sequence MDNKAAVSILTALAQESRLAVFRLLVEQGPDGLPAGKIGEHLGIPPATLSFHLKELSHAGLVQSRQESRYIFYSANYAAMNNLLGFLTKNCCAGSTCEVTATVCAPNCA
- a CDS encoding ArsI/CadI family heavy metal resistance metalloenzyme; translated protein: MKRLHVHVSVKDLSESVRFYRGLFAAEPTVLKHDYAKWLLEDPRVNFAISTRSNETGLRHLGIQVESLAELDEIEQRATDAGLVSSPEKGANCCYAQSDKQWLTDPQGIVWEAFHTVGEIPTYGGQRNANDACCAPATKPDLTLSEITTCGTNSGCC
- a CDS encoding arsenate reductase ArsC; the protein is MTDKTYNVLFLCTHNSARSVLAEGLLNQMGAGRFKAYSAGSSPSGSVNPFALKTLRTLGCDTEGIRSKGWDEFAGPDAPKMDFIFTVCDNAAGEVCPIWPGHPAIAHWGFADPSLVQGDDATRLAAFAHTAQLITTRLRLFTSLPIETLDHMSLVTELRKLGGHTA